One Cellulomonas taurus genomic region harbors:
- a CDS encoding VOC family protein, which translates to MSITTTTHLNFPGTARAALEFYRSVLGGELTCATYGDFGMPRELPGAELLVFGQVVSADGFRVMAYDIPGAAAGSAAGEPGSTRRENGTTITDRSFFLSLRGESLAEVQAIWDGLAEGAQIVEPLAASPWSPGFGMLTDRFGVTWVIDVQE; encoded by the coding sequence ATGAGCATCACGACCACGACCCACCTCAACTTCCCGGGCACGGCCCGGGCGGCGCTTGAGTTCTACCGCTCGGTGCTGGGCGGCGAGCTGACCTGCGCCACCTACGGTGACTTCGGGATGCCGCGGGAGCTGCCGGGTGCGGAGCTGCTGGTGTTCGGGCAGGTGGTGAGCGCCGACGGGTTCCGGGTGATGGCCTACGACATCCCGGGGGCAGCGGCGGGATCGGCTGCCGGTGAGCCGGGGTCGACGCGGCGGGAGAACGGGACGACGATCACCGACCGGTCGTTCTTCCTGTCGCTGCGCGGGGAGTCGCTGGCCGAGGTCCAGGCGATCTGGGACGGGCTGGCGGAGGGCGCGCAGATCGTCGAGCCGCTGGCGGCGTCACCGTGGAGCCCGGGCTTCGGGATGCTGACCGACCGGTTCGGGGTGACCTGGGTGATCGACGTCCAGGAGTGA
- a CDS encoding helix-turn-helix transcriptional regulator, with product MTGTPTRLLTLLSLLQARRDWSGPALADRLAVTTRTVRRDVDRLRDLGYTITAVKGPDGGYRLGAGSQVPPLLFDDEQTVALAIALQHTRSAGIDLDEASARALRTVRQVLPPHLRHRLDQIRFTDAGPAPRVQPDILEAVSTAVQAHRTLTFDYGDDTTRPPRRVEPHAVAARQGRWYLIAWDLGADDWRVFRLDRLTPKFAGGHAFPPRELPGGGAEEFLAARFRGSDSGSAWPCVGEVLIDLPAERVAPFLEDGVLEVVSEGRCRVRVGSWSWAGVVSWVLRFDAGFEVVGPEGLVAAAREAADRLGAAVPAESAVPAGRAAPARPVAG from the coding sequence GTGACCGGAACCCCGACCCGCCTGCTGACCCTGCTGTCGCTGCTCCAGGCCCGCCGCGACTGGTCCGGCCCCGCCCTCGCCGACCGCCTCGCCGTCACCACCCGCACCGTGCGCCGCGACGTCGACCGGCTGCGCGACCTCGGCTACACCATCACCGCCGTCAAAGGCCCCGACGGTGGCTACCGCCTCGGCGCCGGCAGCCAGGTGCCACCCTTGCTGTTCGACGACGAGCAGACCGTCGCCCTCGCCATCGCCCTGCAGCACACCCGCTCCGCCGGGATCGACCTCGACGAGGCATCCGCCCGCGCCCTGCGCACCGTCCGGCAGGTACTACCGCCCCACCTGCGCCACCGACTCGACCAGATCCGGTTCACCGACGCTGGCCCTGCACCCCGCGTCCAGCCGGACATCCTCGAAGCCGTCAGCACCGCCGTCCAGGCCCACCGCACCCTGACCTTCGACTACGGCGACGACACCACCCGGCCACCCCGCCGCGTCGAACCCCACGCCGTCGCCGCACGGCAGGGCCGGTGGTACCTGATCGCCTGGGACCTCGGGGCGGACGACTGGCGGGTGTTCCGACTGGACCGGCTCACGCCGAAGTTCGCCGGGGGTCACGCGTTCCCGCCGCGCGAGCTGCCGGGCGGCGGCGCCGAGGAGTTTCTCGCCGCACGGTTCCGGGGATCGGACAGCGGCAGTGCGTGGCCGTGCGTGGGCGAGGTGCTGATCGACCTGCCCGCCGAGCGGGTCGCGCCGTTCCTCGAAGACGGGGTGCTGGAGGTGGTGTCCGAGGGGCGGTGCCGGGTGCGGGTGGGGTCGTGGTCGTGGGCGGGAGTGGTGTCCTGGGTGCTGCGGTTCGACGCGGGGTTCGAGGTCGTGGGGCCGGAGGGGCTGGTGGCGGCGGCCCGGGAAGCGGCTGATCGGCTCGGGGCTGCGGTACCCGCCGAGTCCGCGGTGCCTGCCGGGCGTGCGGCACCTGCCAGGCCTGTCGCCGGATGA
- a CDS encoding putative immunity protein, which yields MAASTPGFALTLAELRAVAGFAVSFAEDVLPMFEGAVQDDPRPRAAITVAQEFVRGGPRTTRQRAAAFDAHRAAREAPDESARWAAQAAGDAAAAAYLHPIAQAHQVGHILRAAAGAAYIAELRAGGDPSASGGVIADARDRATPVVVDVLRRYPRAPAGRARTAQLMALLDAELRRVR from the coding sequence ATGGCCGCCAGCACGCCCGGATTCGCATTGACCCTCGCCGAACTGCGGGCGGTGGCCGGTTTCGCGGTGTCCTTCGCCGAGGACGTGCTCCCCATGTTCGAGGGCGCGGTGCAGGACGACCCGCGCCCTCGGGCGGCGATCACGGTCGCACAGGAGTTCGTGCGCGGCGGACCGCGTACCACCCGGCAGCGAGCGGCGGCCTTCGACGCGCACCGTGCGGCGCGGGAGGCTCCGGACGAGTCCGCGCGCTGGGCCGCGCAAGCGGCCGGTGATGCCGCCGCGGCCGCCTACCTGCACCCGATCGCCCAGGCACATCAGGTCGGCCACATCCTCCGCGCCGCTGCCGGTGCCGCGTATATCGCGGAACTCCGGGCGGGGGGCGATCCGTCGGCGTCGGGTGGGGTGATCGCGGACGCCCGTGATCGGGCGACCCCGGTGGTGGTCGACGTGCTGCGTCGCTACCCGCGCGCCCCCGCCGGGAGGGCGCGCACCGCACAGCTCATGGCGCTGCTGGACGCCGAGCTGCGCCGGGTGCGCTGA
- a CDS encoding Cmx/CmrA family chloramphenicol efflux MFS transporter has translation MPAVLYLLAVATFAQGTSEFVLAGLLPLIAADLGLPLAHAGLLTSGFALGMVIGAPTMAAAARRLSPRWALAGFLALFITAHAVGALTGSFAVLLASRIVAALANAGFLAVTLSTVTRIVPPARHARALALILGGTTLALIAGVPAGAVIGEAIGWRATLWAIALLCVPTVPAVLASVPARTMTATDSAVSIGREVASLRSPTLRLPLVLAVLVNAATFCSFTYLTVIATGLAGLPDRMVPFLLAAFGVGAFLGVWVAGRFGDRHGRRRITVAGPLLLAGWVVLALTAATPAALWTLILTQGTLSFTVGSTLIARIVAAAHAAPTLGGSFATTALNVGAVIGPLVGGFALDAVGPRGPSLVSAVLVLLAVVLWGCGHADTRRDAPVDR, from the coding sequence ATGCCCGCTGTGCTCTACCTGCTCGCCGTCGCCACCTTCGCGCAAGGAACCTCCGAGTTCGTCCTGGCCGGCCTCCTGCCGCTGATCGCCGCCGACCTGGGCCTGCCACTCGCCCACGCGGGACTTCTCACCTCCGGCTTCGCCCTCGGGATGGTGATCGGCGCCCCGACGATGGCCGCCGCCGCACGACGCCTCTCCCCGCGATGGGCCCTGGCCGGCTTCCTCGCGCTGTTCATCACCGCGCACGCCGTCGGCGCTCTGACCGGCAGCTTCGCGGTGCTGCTCGCCTCCCGGATCGTCGCCGCCCTGGCGAACGCCGGCTTCCTCGCGGTGACGCTGTCGACGGTGACCCGGATCGTCCCGCCCGCACGCCACGCACGTGCGCTGGCGCTCATCCTGGGCGGCACCACCCTCGCCCTGATCGCCGGGGTGCCGGCCGGTGCCGTGATCGGCGAGGCGATCGGCTGGCGCGCCACCCTGTGGGCGATCGCCCTGCTGTGTGTGCCGACCGTGCCCGCCGTCCTGGCGTCCGTCCCGGCCCGAACCATGACAGCCACCGACTCCGCGGTCAGCATCGGACGCGAGGTCGCGAGCCTGCGCTCACCGACACTCCGCCTGCCGCTCGTGCTGGCGGTCCTGGTGAACGCCGCGACCTTCTGCAGCTTCACGTACCTGACCGTGATCGCCACCGGCCTCGCCGGACTACCCGACCGCATGGTGCCGTTCCTTCTGGCCGCGTTCGGCGTCGGGGCGTTCCTCGGCGTCTGGGTCGCGGGTCGATTCGGCGACCGACACGGGCGCCGGCGGATCACCGTCGCCGGGCCCTTGCTCCTCGCCGGGTGGGTCGTGCTCGCGCTGACCGCGGCCACGCCTGCCGCGCTCTGGACCCTCATCCTGACCCAGGGCACCCTGTCGTTCACCGTAGGCAGCACGCTGATCGCCAGGATCGTCGCCGCCGCTCACGCGGCGCCGACGCTGGGCGGGTCCTTCGCGACCACCGCCTTGAACGTCGGCGCAGTCATCGGCCCGCTGGTCGGCGGGTTCGCGCTGGACGCGGTCGGTCCGCGGGGTCCGTCGCTGGTCAGCGCGGTCCTGGTGCTGCTCGCCGTGGTGCTGTGGGGGTGCGGGCACGCGGACACTCGCCGCGATGCGCCGGTCGACCGGTGA
- a CDS encoding carbohydrate-binding module family 20 domain-containing protein, with amino-acid sequence MKLSRFRPAALLATAALALTGLTGIAAPATASAPSNGSGDVVLNLFQWTWDSVAAECTSTIGPAGFGYVQVSPPQETIRGTAWWTSYQPVSYKIEGKLGTRAEFAAMVQTCQSAGVGVIVDAVINHTTGADGGSGVGVAGSSYGVDSFPGIYGAADFNDCRSNITNYQDRYQVQNCRLVSLQDLRTGSEYVRNTLAGYLNDLIGLGVKGFRIDAAKHIPAADLTAIKAKLSNPNIYWVQEVIGAAGEPITESEYVGTGDVHEFDYARTLKSRFDGQIAQLKTISDGLLPSAQAGVFVDNHDTERNGETMNQSWGAKYILANAFMLAYPYGSPSVYSGYRFTDKDAGAPGATTTSVPDANCANQSWTCTQRWTEIAGMVGFHNQVQGTVVTNWWDDGGNHIAFGRGSKGYVTINNGASAVTRTYQTSLPAGTYCDVIASKDCSVTYTVSASGTFTATVPAYGALALHVGKTGAPGTAHGVTSFAVNATTVWGQNVYVVGSIPALGNWTPTSGVALSSAGYPTWTGTLTLPAGTSFEYKYIKRDGSGNVTWESGGNRTATVGANGSLTLNDTWRS; translated from the coding sequence ATGAAGCTCTCTCGATTCAGACCCGCCGCGCTGCTCGCCACCGCGGCCCTCGCACTGACCGGCCTGACCGGCATCGCCGCACCCGCCACCGCGTCAGCGCCGAGCAACGGCAGCGGCGACGTGGTGCTCAACCTGTTCCAGTGGACCTGGGACTCGGTCGCCGCCGAGTGCACCAGCACCATCGGCCCGGCCGGCTTCGGCTATGTGCAGGTATCGCCGCCGCAAGAGACGATCCGGGGCACCGCGTGGTGGACCTCCTACCAGCCCGTCAGCTACAAGATCGAGGGCAAGCTCGGCACCCGCGCCGAGTTCGCCGCGATGGTGCAGACCTGCCAGTCCGCCGGGGTCGGGGTGATCGTCGACGCGGTGATCAACCACACCACCGGCGCCGACGGCGGGTCCGGGGTCGGCGTCGCCGGATCGTCGTACGGGGTCGACAGCTTCCCGGGCATCTACGGTGCCGCCGACTTCAACGACTGCCGGTCGAACATCACCAACTACCAGGACCGCTACCAGGTACAGAACTGCCGCCTGGTGTCGCTGCAGGACCTGCGCACCGGCTCGGAGTACGTGCGCAACACCCTCGCCGGGTACCTCAACGACCTGATCGGCCTCGGGGTGAAGGGCTTCCGGATCGACGCCGCCAAGCACATCCCGGCCGCCGACCTCACCGCGATCAAGGCCAAGCTCAGCAACCCGAACATCTACTGGGTGCAGGAGGTCATCGGAGCGGCAGGGGAGCCGATCACCGAGTCGGAGTACGTCGGCACAGGTGACGTGCACGAGTTCGACTACGCCCGGACCCTGAAGTCACGGTTCGACGGGCAGATCGCCCAGCTCAAGACCATCAGCGACGGTCTGCTGCCCTCCGCACAGGCCGGGGTGTTCGTCGACAACCACGACACCGAGCGCAACGGCGAGACCATGAACCAGAGCTGGGGCGCCAAGTACATCCTGGCCAACGCGTTCATGCTCGCCTACCCCTACGGCTCACCCTCGGTGTACTCCGGTTACCGATTCACCGACAAGGACGCCGGCGCGCCCGGCGCCACCACGACCTCGGTGCCGGACGCGAACTGCGCGAACCAGTCCTGGACCTGCACCCAGCGCTGGACCGAGATCGCCGGGATGGTCGGCTTCCACAACCAGGTCCAGGGCACGGTGGTCACCAACTGGTGGGACGACGGCGGCAACCACATCGCCTTCGGCCGGGGCAGCAAGGGCTACGTCACGATCAACAACGGGGCATCCGCCGTCACCCGGACCTACCAGACCTCGCTGCCCGCCGGGACCTACTGCGACGTGATCGCCAGCAAGGACTGCTCGGTGACCTACACCGTCAGCGCGTCGGGCACCTTCACCGCCACCGTCCCGGCCTACGGGGCGCTGGCGCTGCACGTCGGGAAGACCGGCGCCCCGGGGACGGCCCACGGTGTGACCTCGTTCGCGGTGAACGCCACCACCGTCTGGGGCCAGAACGTCTACGTCGTCGGGTCGATCCCGGCCCTCGGCAACTGGACCCCCACCTCCGGCGTCGCCCTGTCCTCGGCCGGCTACCCGACCTGGACCGGCACCCTCACCCTGCCCGCCGGAACCAGCTTCGAGTACAAGTACATCAAGCGGGACGGGTCGGGGAACGTGACCTGGGAGTCCGGCGGCAACCGGACGGCCACCGTCGGCGCCAACGGGTCGCTCACGCTCAACGACACCTGGAGGTCCTGA
- a CDS encoding MFS transporter, whose protein sequence is MLSDWRRVAALVFAIAWGGNEFTPLLVMYREVGHYSALTVNVLLGAYVLGIIPALLIGGPLSDRFGRRRLLLPAAPIGIVGSLILAVGPSSVAMLSLGRVLSGVALGLAMAVGTTWITELSEAGTGARRASLALTLGFLIGAGIAGALAQWGPWRTALPYLLHAVVTGVSWLLVRRVPETHPRASVPGRLLDDLRVPTLGHRRFWRVVVPLAPWVFGAVGSAYAVLPGLMREHSGGVPIAFSALLTVITLGCGFGIQSVGRRIDTRHSARASVVALVLIVAGLSLAAWAAATLSLVIVIVAAAVLGGGYGIALVAGLSEVQRIAGPDDLAGLTSVYYSIAYTGFFVPALLSWLSGEWAYPVMFGGGVVLAAVALIVVACGWRAHLPTGQSSSSLQEVAQTGDKLAA, encoded by the coding sequence ATGCTTTCCGACTGGCGGCGGGTCGCCGCGTTGGTGTTCGCGATCGCCTGGGGCGGCAACGAGTTCACGCCGTTGCTGGTGATGTACCGCGAGGTCGGGCACTACAGCGCGCTGACCGTGAACGTGCTGCTCGGCGCGTACGTGCTGGGGATCATCCCGGCGCTACTGATCGGGGGACCGCTGTCCGACCGGTTCGGCCGCCGTCGACTGCTGCTCCCGGCCGCGCCGATCGGCATCGTCGGGTCGCTGATCCTGGCGGTGGGCCCGTCGTCGGTGGCGATGCTGTCCCTGGGCCGGGTGCTGTCCGGGGTGGCGCTCGGCCTGGCGATGGCGGTCGGGACCACCTGGATCACTGAGCTGTCCGAGGCCGGCACCGGGGCCCGTCGAGCCTCGCTGGCCCTGACGTTGGGGTTCCTGATCGGGGCGGGGATCGCCGGGGCGCTGGCGCAGTGGGGGCCGTGGCGGACCGCGCTGCCGTACCTGCTGCACGCGGTGGTGACCGGGGTGAGCTGGCTGCTGGTGCGTCGGGTGCCGGAGACCCATCCGCGCGCGAGCGTGCCCGGTCGACTGCTGGACGATCTGCGGGTGCCGACGCTCGGGCACCGGAGGTTCTGGCGGGTCGTGGTGCCGCTGGCCCCGTGGGTGTTCGGTGCGGTCGGGTCGGCCTACGCGGTGTTGCCGGGGCTGATGCGGGAGCACTCGGGCGGGGTGCCGATCGCGTTCTCGGCGCTGTTGACCGTGATCACCCTGGGCTGTGGGTTCGGCATCCAGTCCGTGGGCCGGCGGATCGACACCCGGCATTCGGCGCGGGCCTCGGTGGTCGCGCTGGTGCTGATCGTGGCGGGTCTGTCGCTGGCTGCCTGGGCGGCGGCGACCTTGTCGCTGGTGATCGTGATCGTCGCTGCGGCGGTGCTCGGCGGCGGCTACGGCATCGCCCTGGTCGCGGGACTGTCCGAGGTGCAGCGGATCGCGGGACCGGATGATCTGGCCGGGCTGACCTCGGTGTACTACTCGATCGCGTACACCGGATTCTTCGTGCCGGCGCTGCTGTCGTGGTTGTCGGGGGAGTGGGCCTACCCGGTGATGTTCGGCGGCGGTGTGGTGCTGGCGGCGGTGGCGCTGATCGTGGTCGCCTGCGGCTGGCGTGCGCATCTGCCGACCGGGCAGTCATCGTCGTCCTTGCAAGAAGTTGCGCAAACGGGTGACAAACTCGCGGCCTAG
- the der gene encoding ribosome biogenesis GTPase Der has product MSDIRAAAADDFDPTEQAEEATAVPLVDDAEDVAREQALRVGLDEYELDEEDAALLGEDYDPDADDAEPEILPVLAVVGRPNVGKSTLVNRILGRREAVVEDKPGVTRDRVSYPAEWAGRRFTLVDTGGWEVDVAGIEARVAEQAEVAISLADAVLFVVDATVGPTATDERVVKLLRRSGKPVVLCANKVDGPRAEADAAQLWSLGLGEPHAISALHGRGTGDLLDAAMSALPRVSQHGEARPGGPRRVALVGRPNVGKSSLLNKVLGENRVVVDDVAGTTRDPVDELVELRGIPWWFVDTAGIRRRVHQTSGADFYASLRTQAAIEKAEVAVVLLDASQPLTEQDIRVVQQVVDAGRALVIAYNKWDLMDEDRRPYLEREIERELVQIQWAPRVNVSAKTGWHTDRLVPALTRSLESWDRRIPTGKLNSFLGELVAAHPHPLRGGKQPRILFATQASTRPPRFVIFATGFLEAQYRRFIERRLRETFGFEGSPISISVRVREKRKR; this is encoded by the coding sequence ATGTCTGACATCCGAGCCGCAGCAGCGGACGACTTCGACCCCACCGAGCAGGCCGAGGAGGCCACCGCGGTGCCGCTGGTCGACGACGCCGAGGACGTGGCTCGCGAGCAGGCGCTGCGCGTCGGCCTGGACGAGTACGAGCTCGATGAGGAGGACGCCGCACTCCTGGGTGAGGACTACGACCCGGACGCGGACGACGCCGAGCCGGAGATCCTCCCGGTGCTCGCGGTGGTCGGTCGCCCGAACGTCGGCAAGTCGACCCTGGTGAACCGGATCCTCGGCCGTCGCGAGGCGGTGGTCGAGGACAAGCCCGGGGTCACCCGCGACCGGGTGAGCTACCCGGCGGAGTGGGCTGGTCGCCGGTTCACCCTGGTGGACACCGGCGGCTGGGAGGTCGACGTCGCCGGCATCGAGGCGCGGGTCGCCGAGCAGGCCGAGGTGGCGATCTCGCTGGCCGACGCGGTGCTGTTCGTGGTCGACGCGACCGTGGGCCCGACCGCGACCGACGAGCGGGTCGTCAAGCTGCTGCGTCGTTCCGGCAAGCCGGTGGTGCTGTGCGCCAACAAGGTCGACGGTCCGCGGGCCGAGGCCGACGCCGCTCAGCTGTGGAGCCTCGGACTGGGGGAGCCGCACGCGATCTCCGCGCTGCACGGCCGTGGCACCGGTGACCTGCTGGACGCGGCGATGTCGGCGCTGCCGCGGGTGTCGCAGCACGGTGAGGCACGTCCGGGTGGTCCCCGCCGGGTCGCCCTGGTCGGTCGGCCGAACGTCGGCAAGTCGTCGCTGCTGAACAAGGTCCTGGGCGAGAACCGCGTGGTCGTCGACGACGTGGCCGGCACCACCCGCGACCCGGTCGACGAGCTGGTGGAGCTGCGCGGCATCCCGTGGTGGTTCGTGGACACCGCCGGCATCCGGCGCCGGGTGCACCAGACCAGCGGCGCCGACTTCTACGCCTCGCTGCGCACCCAGGCGGCGATCGAGAAGGCCGAGGTCGCCGTCGTGCTGCTGGACGCCTCCCAGCCGCTGACCGAGCAGGACATCCGCGTGGTCCAGCAGGTGGTCGACGCGGGTCGCGCGCTGGTGATCGCCTACAACAAGTGGGACCTGATGGACGAGGACCGTCGGCCCTACCTGGAACGCGAGATCGAGCGCGAGCTGGTCCAGATCCAGTGGGCGCCCCGGGTCAACGTGTCCGCCAAGACCGGCTGGCACACCGACCGCCTGGTGCCCGCGCTGACCCGTTCGCTGGAGTCGTGGGACCGGCGCATCCCGACCGGCAAGCTGAACTCGTTCCTCGGTGAACTGGTCGCCGCCCACCCGCACCCGCTGCGTGGCGGCAAGCAGCCGCGCATCCTGTTCGCGACCCAGGCGTCCACCCGGCCGCCGCGGTTCGTGATCTTCGCGACCGGCTTCCTGGAGGCCCAGTACCGGCGGTTCATCGAGCGGCGGCTGCGGGAGACCTTCGGCTTCGAGGGGTCGCCGATCAGCATCTCGGTCCGGGTGCGGGAGAAGCGCAAGCGCTGA
- a CDS encoding lysophospholipid acyltransferase family protein has translation MTDVKLMPGWAHGIGKFLAHGVWNTRVLDADLVPATGPVILAANHVSVIDGPLLAGAAPRRLNILVKEEMFHGPIGAILRGAGQIPVDRTGGGRSALVAGLEVLHRGGAVGVFPEGNRGRGDAASARAGVSWLAVNGDAPVVPVAVLGTRRTGEGVNHIPGFRRRLWVRFGAPITPVRAAGMSKRESVAATNEAVRVALSGLVAGTLAQVGVGLPED, from the coding sequence ATGACCGACGTGAAGCTGATGCCGGGCTGGGCGCACGGGATCGGGAAGTTCCTCGCACACGGGGTGTGGAACACCCGGGTGCTCGACGCCGACCTGGTCCCGGCCACCGGCCCGGTGATCCTCGCGGCGAACCACGTCTCGGTGATCGACGGCCCGCTGCTGGCCGGTGCCGCACCGCGACGACTCAACATCCTGGTCAAGGAGGAGATGTTCCACGGGCCGATCGGCGCGATCCTCCGCGGCGCCGGACAGATCCCGGTCGACCGCACCGGTGGCGGGCGCAGCGCGCTGGTCGCCGGGCTGGAGGTGCTGCACCGTGGCGGTGCGGTCGGGGTGTTCCCCGAGGGCAACCGGGGTCGCGGCGACGCCGCCTCCGCCCGCGCGGGGGTGTCCTGGCTGGCGGTCAACGGCGACGCCCCGGTGGTCCCGGTCGCGGTGCTCGGCACCCGGCGCACCGGCGAGGGCGTCAACCACATCCCGGGGTTCCGGCGGCGGCTCTGGGTGCGGTTCGGTGCGCCGATCACCCCGGTGCGCGCCGCCGGCATGAGTAAGCGCGAGTCGGTGGCGGCGACCAACGAGGCGGTACGCGTCGCGCTCAGCGGGTTGGTGGCGGGGACCCTGGCGCAGGTGGGCGTCGGCCTGCCGGAGGACTGA
- the cmk gene encoding (d)CMP kinase: MTQHLVVAIDGPSGSGKSTVSRRVAQALGLAYLDTGAMYRAATWWALRSGVSLTDQDAVTELVRSMPLVMGVDPTGPTVTVDGVDVGEAIRETSISAAVSAVATNLEVRAELGRRQRDEIAAQAASSSFSGGRGIVAEGRDITTVIAPDADVRLLLTASEAARLARRAREVHGSDDHAAVEATKDQVLRRDADDSTVASFTVAADGVVTIDSSDLDLEQTVQAVLDVIEQRR, from the coding sequence ATGACGCAGCACCTGGTGGTGGCGATCGACGGGCCGTCGGGCTCGGGGAAGTCCACCGTCTCCCGGCGGGTGGCACAGGCGCTCGGCCTGGCCTACCTGGACACCGGGGCGATGTACCGCGCGGCGACCTGGTGGGCCCTGCGCTCCGGCGTCTCGCTCACCGATCAGGACGCGGTCACCGAGCTGGTGCGCTCGATGCCGCTGGTGATGGGCGTCGACCCCACCGGCCCCACGGTCACCGTCGACGGCGTGGACGTCGGCGAGGCGATCCGGGAGACCTCGATCTCCGCCGCCGTCAGTGCCGTCGCCACCAACCTGGAGGTGCGCGCCGAGCTGGGCCGTCGCCAGCGGGACGAGATCGCCGCCCAGGCCGCCTCGTCGTCGTTCTCCGGCGGGCGCGGGATCGTGGCCGAGGGCCGGGACATCACCACCGTCATCGCCCCGGACGCCGACGTCCGGCTGCTGCTGACCGCCTCCGAGGCGGCCCGGCTGGCCCGGCGGGCGCGCGAGGTGCACGGCTCCGACGACCACGCCGCCGTCGAGGCCACCAAGGACCAGGTGCTGCGCCGGGACGCCGACGACTCCACCGTGGCCTCCTTCACCGTGGCGGCGGACGGGGTGGTCACCATCGACTCCTCCGACCTGGACCTAGAGCAGACCGTCCAGGCGGTGCTGGATGTGATCGAGCAGCGTCGATGA
- a CDS encoding prephenate dehydrogenase: MTVVPAATRGPVRVVGTGLLGTSVGLGLRAHGVDVLLHDPSRTALALARDVGAGRPATAEDPEPSLIVVASPPDVTADVVLAELAAHPRAVVTDVASVKGYVLRELRARGADLTRYVGSHPMAGRERSGPAAALPDLFLGRPWVIVDSGESDPAAVLAVRSLANDLGGVPVTLDADEHDAAVALVSHVPQVASSLVAARLREAAPEALGLAGQGLRDVTRVAGSDPALWTSILAANAAAVREVLAALRDDLDGIVTALGDAADASGPEDVALGALARIASTIADGNAGVALVPGKHGGAPRQWAVVTALVPDQPGELARLLTDVGAAGVNLEELQLEHAAGRPVGMASVSVDPARSAHLEAELTARGWRLVR; encoded by the coding sequence GTGACCGTGGTCCCCGCGGCGACCCGGGGGCCGGTCCGGGTCGTCGGCACCGGCCTGCTGGGGACCTCCGTCGGTCTCGGCCTGCGCGCACACGGCGTCGACGTCCTGCTGCACGACCCCTCCCGGACCGCCCTCGCGCTGGCCCGGGACGTCGGCGCCGGGCGACCGGCCACCGCCGAGGACCCGGAGCCGAGCCTGATCGTGGTGGCATCGCCGCCCGATGTCACCGCCGATGTGGTGCTGGCCGAGCTGGCCGCGCACCCGCGGGCGGTGGTCACGGATGTGGCGTCGGTGAAGGGCTACGTGCTGCGTGAGCTGCGCGCCCGGGGCGCCGACCTGACCCGGTACGTCGGCTCGCACCCGATGGCCGGTCGTGAGCGCTCCGGCCCGGCCGCCGCGCTGCCCGACCTGTTCCTGGGCCGGCCCTGGGTGATCGTCGACTCGGGAGAGTCCGACCCGGCGGCGGTGCTGGCGGTGCGGTCGCTGGCGAACGACCTCGGCGGGGTGCCGGTCACCCTGGACGCCGACGAGCACGACGCCGCGGTCGCCCTGGTGTCGCACGTGCCGCAGGTGGCCTCCAGCCTGGTCGCCGCCCGACTGCGCGAGGCGGCGCCCGAGGCGCTGGGCCTGGCGGGTCAGGGGTTGCGCGACGTGACCCGGGTGGCCGGGTCCGACCCGGCGCTGTGGACCTCGATCCTCGCGGCGAACGCGGCGGCGGTCCGCGAGGTGCTGGCGGCGCTGCGCGACGACCTGGACGGCATCGTGACCGCACTGGGCGATGCGGCGGACGCCTCCGGGCCGGAGGACGTCGCCCTCGGTGCGCTGGCCCGGATCGCCTCGACCATCGCCGACGGCAATGCCGGTGTCGCGCTGGTCCCCGGCAAGCATGGTGGCGCACCCCGGCAGTGGGCGGTCGTCACCGCCCTGGTGCCGGACCAACCCGGTGAACTCGCCCGGCTGCTCACCGATGTCGGTGCCGCCGGGGTCAACCTGGAAGAACTGCAGCTCGAACACGCCGCCGGTCGACCGGTCGGCATGGCGTCGGTCTCCGTCGACCCGGCCCGTTCGGCGCACCTGGAGGCGGAGCTGACGGCCCGCGGATGGAGGTTGGTGCGATGA